In Vibrio bathopelagicus, the following are encoded in one genomic region:
- the gshB gene encoding glutathione synthase — protein sequence MIKLGIVMDPISSINIKKDSSFAMMLEAQRRGYEIHYMEMDDLHLDQGVAIADTKVVELKEDPNGWYEFKSEQTIALSDLDAVLMRKDPPFDTEYIYATYILERAEENGALIVNKPQSLRDCNEKLFTAWFPDLTPTTIVTRKAEKIKAFREEHGDVILKPLDGMGGASIFRVKEGDPNVSVIIETLTNHGQNYAMAQTFVPDISNGDKRILVVDGEPMPYCLARIPAKGETRGNLAAGGTGEARPLSETDWAIARAVAPALKEKGLIFVGLDVIGDKLTEINVTSPTCIREIEAAFDISVTGKLMDAIERRVNAK from the coding sequence ATGATCAAACTTGGCATCGTAATGGATCCAATTTCATCCATTAACATCAAAAAAGACTCTAGCTTTGCCATGATGCTTGAAGCTCAGCGTCGTGGTTACGAAATCCATTACATGGAAATGGATGATCTGCATTTAGATCAAGGCGTAGCCATTGCTGACACTAAGGTTGTTGAACTAAAAGAAGACCCAAACGGTTGGTACGAGTTCAAATCAGAACAGACTATCGCACTATCCGATTTAGATGCGGTACTGATGCGTAAAGATCCTCCGTTTGATACTGAGTACATCTACGCAACTTACATTCTTGAGCGTGCTGAAGAGAACGGTGCACTGATCGTCAACAAGCCACAAAGCCTACGTGACTGTAACGAGAAGTTGTTCACGGCTTGGTTCCCTGATCTGACACCAACCACTATCGTGACTCGTAAAGCTGAAAAAATTAAAGCATTCCGAGAAGAGCACGGTGACGTGATCCTAAAACCACTTGATGGCATGGGCGGCGCGTCTATCTTCCGAGTGAAAGAAGGCGATCCAAACGTATCCGTGATCATTGAGACCTTGACTAACCATGGTCAAAACTACGCAATGGCACAAACCTTTGTTCCAGACATCAGTAATGGTGATAAGCGTATTCTTGTCGTTGATGGTGAACCAATGCCTTACTGCCTAGCGCGTATTCCTGCTAAAGGGGAAACTCGAGGTAACCTTGCCGCTGGTGGTACAGGTGAAGCTCGTCCGCTAAGTGAAACCGATTGGGCTATCGCAAGAGCGGTTGCACCTGCACTAAAAGAAAAAGGCTTAATCTTTGTCGGACTTGATGTTATCGGCGATAAGCTGACTGAAATTAACGTGACAAGCCCTACTTGTATCCGTGAAATTGAAGCTGCTTTTGATATTTCGGTAACGGGCAAATTAATGGATGCAATCGAGCGTCGCGTTAACGCTAAATAG
- a CDS encoding endonuclease encodes MQKTTLKAFGLPLSFYLSIVFGLLVTQSVFAAPPSSFSKAKKEAVKIYLDHPTSFYCGCDITWKDKKKGIPDLDGCGYQVRKQQKRASRIEWEHVVPAWQFGHQRQCWQDGGRKNCTRNDKIFKSMEADLHNLTPAIGEVNGDRSNYNFSQWNGMDGVSYGQCEMQVNFKQRKVMPPDRAKGSIARTYLYMSQEYGFKLSKQQTNLMMAWNKQFPVDKWECTRDERIYAIQGNHNPFVFPACN; translated from the coding sequence ATGCAAAAAACCACTCTAAAAGCATTTGGCCTACCACTGTCTTTTTACCTATCAATAGTATTTGGCCTACTGGTAACCCAAAGCGTTTTCGCCGCTCCACCAAGTTCATTCTCCAAAGCAAAAAAAGAAGCCGTGAAGATTTATCTCGATCACCCGACTTCATTTTATTGTGGTTGTGACATTACTTGGAAAGACAAAAAGAAAGGTATCCCCGACCTCGACGGCTGTGGTTATCAAGTGAGAAAACAGCAAAAGCGCGCTTCCCGTATTGAGTGGGAACACGTGGTTCCAGCTTGGCAATTCGGCCACCAGCGTCAGTGCTGGCAAGATGGCGGACGTAAGAACTGCACTCGTAATGACAAAATATTTAAATCTATGGAAGCCGATCTCCATAACCTGACTCCGGCAATTGGCGAGGTTAACGGTGATCGCTCCAATTACAATTTCAGTCAGTGGAATGGAATGGATGGCGTGAGCTATGGTCAGTGTGAAATGCAGGTCAACTTCAAACAACGTAAGGTTATGCCGCCAGACAGAGCAAAAGGTTCTATCGCGCGTACTTATCTTTACATGAGCCAAGAGTATGGTTTCAAGCTATCTAAGCAGCAGACTAACCTAATGATGGCGTGGAACAAGCAATTCCCTGTCGATAAGTGGGAATGTACTCGTGATGAGCGAATCTATGCGATCCAAGGTAATCACAACCCATTTGTTTTCCCTGCTTGTAATTAA
- a CDS encoding DUF2189 domain-containing protein, protein MPRTVHPSELNDKKDRVSDRDYARTIPCNQVSISAPFHWLSLALHDLVKMPIISAFYGLCFMGAAIVIVQLVQWQGTHLVVMPSLIVYMLIGPFLALGLYDAAWEREKGHNASLLHSMKAITRNSTHQWAFAIVLMVAMIFWMRIAALLHALYPSVQGAPLSEFAPFLITGSVIGLVIASLIFSISAFSIPLMMERRVDVMSAIFTSFNAVKSNIPAMVVWAGIIGTGILVGFATYGVGMIVTMPLLGYGTWHAYHEIIKKKHHV, encoded by the coding sequence ATGCCTCGTACTGTACACCCATCCGAATTGAACGATAAAAAAGACAGAGTCAGCGATCGTGATTACGCTCGTACGATTCCTTGTAACCAAGTAAGCATATCCGCCCCATTTCACTGGCTTTCTCTCGCCCTGCATGACTTAGTGAAAATGCCAATAATCAGCGCATTTTACGGACTGTGCTTTATGGGAGCGGCAATCGTGATTGTTCAACTTGTCCAATGGCAAGGAACACACTTGGTCGTAATGCCAAGCCTGATCGTGTACATGCTGATAGGGCCCTTTCTTGCACTGGGCTTGTATGACGCAGCTTGGGAAAGAGAAAAAGGGCACAACGCCAGCCTACTGCACTCGATGAAAGCAATTACTCGCAACTCCACGCACCAATGGGCCTTTGCGATTGTGTTGATGGTTGCAATGATATTTTGGATGCGGATTGCTGCGTTATTGCATGCACTCTACCCTTCCGTACAAGGAGCACCATTAAGCGAGTTTGCGCCATTCCTTATTACTGGTTCGGTGATTGGATTGGTTATCGCGAGTCTCATATTCAGCATCTCAGCATTTTCGATTCCATTGATGATGGAAAGACGTGTTGATGTGATGAGTGCCATTTTCACTAGCTTCAACGCCGTTAAATCCAACATCCCTGCGATGGTCGTTTGGGCCGGTATCATTGGTACTGGTATCTTAGTCGGCTTCGCGACCTACGGTGTAGGTATGATTGTAACGATGCCATTACTTGGTTACGGAACATGGCATGCTTACCACGAAATCATCAAAAAGAAACATCACGTTTAA
- the rsmE gene encoding 16S rRNA (uracil(1498)-N(3))-methyltransferase, with the protein MRIPRIHHPERIHQLGSLALGEDAAGHVGRVLRMKEGQDVLLFDGSGAEFPATIAEVSKKNVTVNVTERIERSSESPLDLHLGQVISRGDKMEFTIQKSVELGVNTITPLISERCGVKLDTKRFEKKLAQWQKIAIAACEQSGRNTVPVIRPIMQLEEWCSEPSEALKLNLHPRAKYSINTLPEPISKVRLLIGPEGGLSAEEIGMTEQYKFEETLLGPRVLRTETAALTAITALQVRFGDLG; encoded by the coding sequence ATGAGAATCCCTCGTATCCATCACCCAGAACGCATTCATCAGTTAGGTTCACTCGCTTTAGGCGAAGATGCCGCGGGTCATGTTGGTCGAGTCCTTCGTATGAAAGAAGGTCAAGATGTTCTTCTATTTGATGGCAGTGGCGCTGAATTCCCTGCGACAATTGCTGAAGTATCAAAAAAGAACGTCACAGTTAATGTTACTGAACGTATCGAGCGTAGCAGCGAATCTCCGTTAGACTTACATTTAGGCCAAGTAATTTCACGTGGCGACAAAATGGAATTCACGATTCAGAAATCGGTTGAGCTTGGTGTGAACACCATTACCCCGCTGATATCAGAGCGCTGTGGCGTTAAGCTTGATACTAAACGCTTCGAGAAAAAGCTCGCGCAGTGGCAAAAGATTGCTATCGCAGCATGTGAACAGTCTGGCCGTAATACGGTTCCAGTTATTCGCCCTATCATGCAACTTGAAGAGTGGTGCAGCGAACCGAGTGAAGCGTTAAAGCTAAACCTGCATCCTCGTGCAAAATACTCAATTAATACCCTTCCAGAACCCATCAGTAAGGTACGCCTATTGATCGGTCCTGAAGGCGGACTGTCAGCTGAAGAAATCGGCATGACAGAACAATACAAATTTGAAGAGACGCTACTCGGCCCACGTGTACTTCGTACCGAGACAGCAGCTCTAACCGCAATTACTGCCTTACAAGTCCGTTTTGGCGATCTAGGCTAG
- a CDS encoding SprT family zinc-dependent metalloprotease: MSYTAQQHRVNKKLGECLAIANQHFSREFPCPTVTYKLRGKAAGKAYLQLNEIKLNQVLFSENEDAFINEVVPHELAHLITHQVFGRVRPHGNEWKYVMEKVFNVPARTTHSLEITSVQGKTFEYSCDCTTYPLSIRRHNKVIRNQSTYRCQQCQQTLAFTGLQLS; the protein is encoded by the coding sequence TTGTCTTACACCGCGCAACAACATCGAGTAAATAAGAAACTGGGCGAATGCCTAGCTATTGCTAATCAACATTTTTCTCGTGAATTTCCATGTCCAACCGTCACTTACAAGTTAAGAGGAAAAGCAGCGGGAAAAGCCTACCTCCAGTTAAACGAGATAAAACTCAACCAAGTGCTATTCAGCGAAAATGAAGACGCCTTTATTAACGAAGTCGTGCCTCATGAACTCGCACATCTGATCACACATCAGGTCTTCGGACGAGTTAGGCCTCACGGGAATGAGTGGAAATACGTGATGGAAAAGGTATTCAATGTACCGGCCAGAACGACCCACAGCTTGGAGATCACCTCAGTGCAGGGAAAAACCTTTGAGTACAGCTGTGATTGCACCACTTATCCCCTGTCGATAAGACGACACAACAAAGTCATCCGCAACCAATCAACTTATCGTTGCCAACAATGCCAGCAAACCTTAGCTTTTACCGGCCTTCAACTGAGCTAA